One window of Arthrobacter oryzae genomic DNA carries:
- a CDS encoding tartrate dehydrogenase produces the protein MSKPHRIAVIPGDGIGTEVVPEGLRVLDAAASAFDLNLTYEHFDYASADYYTRHGKMLPDGWFEELNQFDSIFFGAVGWPDVVPDHVPLWGSLLQFRRHFDQYVSLRPVKLLPGVPSPLAGRVPGDVDFYVVRENTEGEYSSIGGKIFEGTDRETVIQETVMTRTGVDRILKYAFDLAQSRPKKHLTSATKSNGISITMPYWDERVQAMASAYPGIEVDKYHIDILAANFVMHPDWFDVVVASNLFGDILSDLGPACTGTIGIAPSGNINPERKFPSLFEPVHGSAPDIAGKGIANPIGQIWSAAMMLEHLGEPQAAAAITTAMETVLAHGQQALTPDMGGNATTEDLGKAVASALTAP, from the coding sequence ATGTCGAAACCCCACCGCATCGCAGTCATTCCCGGCGACGGAATCGGCACCGAAGTTGTGCCCGAAGGGCTGCGCGTCCTGGACGCCGCGGCCTCAGCCTTCGACCTCAACCTCACATACGAACACTTCGACTACGCCTCCGCTGACTACTACACCCGGCACGGGAAGATGCTGCCCGACGGATGGTTCGAGGAACTGAACCAGTTCGATTCCATCTTCTTCGGCGCCGTCGGCTGGCCTGACGTCGTCCCCGACCACGTACCGCTGTGGGGCAGCCTCCTCCAGTTCCGCCGCCACTTCGACCAGTACGTCAGCCTGCGCCCGGTCAAGCTCCTGCCCGGAGTGCCCAGCCCCCTGGCCGGCAGGGTCCCGGGCGATGTCGACTTCTACGTCGTGCGCGAAAACACCGAAGGCGAATACTCCAGCATCGGCGGGAAGATCTTCGAAGGCACCGACCGCGAAACCGTCATCCAGGAAACCGTCATGACCCGCACCGGCGTGGACCGGATCCTCAAATACGCCTTCGACCTGGCGCAAAGCAGGCCCAAGAAGCACCTGACCTCCGCCACGAAGAGCAACGGCATCTCCATCACCATGCCCTACTGGGACGAGCGGGTACAGGCCATGGCCTCCGCCTACCCAGGGATCGAGGTGGACAAATACCACATCGATATCCTGGCAGCTAACTTCGTCATGCACCCCGACTGGTTCGACGTCGTCGTCGCCAGCAACCTCTTCGGCGACATCCTCTCCGACCTCGGACCAGCCTGCACCGGAACCATCGGCATCGCCCCCAGCGGCAACATCAACCCCGAACGCAAATTCCCCAGCCTCTTCGAACCCGTCCACGGCTCTGCCCCGGACATCGCCGGCAAAGGCATCGCCAACCCCATCGGGCAAATCTGGTCCGCCGCCATGATGCTCGAACACCTGGGAGAACCCCAAGCCGCGGCGGCCATCACCACCGCCATGGAAACCGTGCTCGCCCACGGCCAACAAGCACTCACCCCCGACATGGGCGGCAACGCTACCACAGAAGACCTGGGCAAAGCCGTGGCATCGGCCCTGACCGCGCCATGA